A genomic window from Candidatus Zixiibacteriota bacterium includes:
- a CDS encoding mucoidy inhibitor MuiA family protein, with amino-acid sequence MYTQRIAAAVMTTALLTTPLTASTSSRVIDAPITSVTVYPDRAGITRSVELQLDAGEHTLITEGLPARAAEASFRASATGLSGVTLLGLSHRTEEHLEAPQANIAELERRIVTMRDQERRALADRVEAFQEQKKLLGALSQGAGDQMAEEVTKGGIKVDDWQAAYRFVGDRFKEVNDSIRVVQSAIDSVDKRLGLLEAELGRLRASPHKTTRTVEVDLRLSQAGKIIFTLEYLVPGASWKPLYQARLMGDSDWIALSYIAEVMQTTGEDWNDVELTLSTVTPSRGAGPRESDPWYLSLVDPDISKTITVKARTEIIDKFVTSNQATITQQEIKPRPLQTIDRLRTQVAGVQTDASGKVYIGGGRAGEVSYIVDGVSIGDPLGGSGGVGANLSLVPSTIEAKGSYSVLGVGAYTTVFKIQRKETVPSGSKAVRTTIADYSLAGAVQLFARPIGMPGAFRRVLMTNQDEAPLMPGNISVFVESNYLGEVPLAKMIVPSDTFSLPFGPDNNVKVDRKIREFKRSKVGDRVRVQQVVVITVTNSGRASRTVEIEEPIPVSTDNRVKVNLGAFAPKAISTDNTGRTTWSLTIAPGQTATISVPYRVEYPSWLQIAGM; translated from the coding sequence ATGTACACGCAGCGAATCGCGGCGGCCGTCATGACGACGGCCCTCCTCACCACCCCACTCACCGCCTCTACTTCCTCACGAGTGATCGATGCCCCGATCACCAGCGTAACCGTCTACCCTGACAGAGCCGGTATAACCCGTTCGGTCGAGCTGCAGCTCGACGCTGGCGAACACACGCTCATCACGGAAGGCCTGCCGGCGCGTGCGGCTGAAGCATCGTTCCGCGCCTCGGCCACGGGTCTCAGCGGCGTGACGCTTCTCGGACTGAGCCACCGTACGGAGGAGCATCTCGAAGCACCGCAGGCAAATATCGCTGAGCTCGAACGCCGGATTGTCACTATGCGGGACCAGGAGCGTCGAGCCCTGGCGGACCGTGTCGAGGCGTTTCAGGAGCAGAAGAAACTGCTCGGGGCGCTGAGTCAGGGAGCGGGGGACCAAATGGCAGAGGAAGTCACAAAAGGCGGCATCAAAGTCGACGACTGGCAGGCGGCCTACCGGTTCGTCGGTGATCGGTTCAAGGAGGTTAACGATTCCATCCGTGTCGTCCAGTCTGCTATCGACAGCGTCGACAAGCGCCTCGGACTGTTGGAAGCTGAACTTGGCAGACTGAGAGCATCACCGCACAAGACTACGCGAACGGTCGAGGTCGACCTGCGCCTCTCACAAGCAGGGAAGATCATCTTTACACTCGAATATTTGGTGCCCGGGGCGAGCTGGAAACCACTCTACCAGGCGCGACTGATGGGCGATAGTGACTGGATCGCGCTATCGTACATCGCCGAGGTGATGCAGACAACCGGCGAGGACTGGAACGATGTGGAGCTTACACTCTCAACCGTCACGCCCTCTCGCGGCGCCGGTCCGAGGGAATCGGACCCGTGGTATCTTTCGTTAGTTGACCCCGATATCTCGAAGACTATCACAGTCAAAGCCAGAACAGAAATCATCGACAAGTTTGTGACTTCCAATCAAGCGACAATTACACAACAGGAGATCAAACCACGACCTTTGCAGACCATCGATAGACTGCGCACTCAGGTGGCTGGTGTGCAGACTGATGCATCGGGCAAAGTCTACATTGGCGGCGGCCGCGCAGGCGAAGTGTCGTATATTGTCGACGGCGTGTCGATCGGCGACCCGCTCGGAGGTTCAGGCGGAGTAGGAGCGAATCTCTCTTTGGTCCCTAGCACGATTGAAGCGAAGGGGTCCTATTCTGTCCTCGGCGTCGGCGCTTACACCACCGTGTTCAAGATTCAGCGCAAGGAGACCGTTCCCTCCGGCAGCAAGGCGGTACGCACGACCATTGCCGACTATAGTCTGGCAGGTGCTGTTCAGCTTTTTGCACGGCCCATTGGCATGCCCGGAGCATTCCGACGCGTCCTGATGACCAATCAGGACGAAGCGCCGCTCATGCCGGGTAACATCTCAGTGTTTGTCGAGTCAAATTATCTTGGTGAAGTCCCACTTGCCAAGATGATCGTGCCCAGTGATACGTTCAGTTTGCCGTTCGGCCCGGACAACAATGTCAAAGTAGACCGCAAGATACGAGAGTTCAAGCGGAGCAAGGTCGGCGACCGAGTACGGGTTCAGCAGGTGGTAGTGATAACGGTTACCAACAGCGGTCGTGCCTCGCGGACGGTGGAGATCGAGGAACCAATACCTGTCAGTACGGATAACCGTGTGAAAGTGAACTTAGGTGCATTCGCACCTAAGGCCATATCGACGGACAACACCGGCCGCACAACCTGGTCATTGACTATTGCGCCGGGTCAGACAGCGACGATCTCCGTCCCATACCGCGTGGAATATCCAAGCTGGCTGCAGATAGCCGGGATGTAA
- a CDS encoding OPT family oligopeptide transporter yields MSMDQQTQHPSSRSEAAVPRDAYENYELPVEGFKGTAEEIERQWYEKCYLGRGDTIKQLTWRAVIMGSILGALLSLTNIYIGLKAGWGFGVAITACILSFAIWTSFYKLKLAKTQMTILENNCMQSTASAAGYSTGGTLVSAFAAFILLHNQTLPFSLMLGWVFFIAVLGVTMAVPMKRQMINVEQLRFPSGIAAAETLRALHATGQKGMRSARALGIAGLLAMVSAFLTDGLRLISTRLESFQLANLAARFSTWTLGEAWIGRTVTFAWDPIFIAAGMFVGMRVAISMFVGSVLCWMIFVPLVQTYVPEASGLTGFRSMVQWSLWGGTACMVTSGILSVFFQWRSALRAFQGLGDMLKKRGGKAKDELAAIETPGSWFLIGQIVALVALALLAHATFAMPYWQSFVAVLLSFALALVACRVTGETDTTPVGAMGKITQLTFGGLSPGNMDVNLMAANITAGAATSSADLLTDLKSGYLLGAHPRKQFIAQFSGIFIGTIVTVVAFRMLVPNASVLGTDQFPAPAAQTWKGVAEAMATGLSTMHPVKVWSIVIGGLVGLILPILSRLFPKQQKWIPSAAGIGLAWVFQWFYGLLFFLGALIGYGWEKKNPKQCEEYMFPVASGIVAGGALMGVVLIFWESGWEILKQFLG; encoded by the coding sequence ATGTCAATGGACCAACAGACACAGCACCCTTCGAGCCGCAGCGAAGCAGCTGTCCCGCGCGACGCGTATGAGAATTACGAGCTCCCGGTCGAGGGATTCAAGGGGACCGCTGAGGAGATTGAGCGGCAGTGGTATGAGAAGTGCTACCTCGGCCGAGGTGACACGATCAAACAGCTCACCTGGCGTGCCGTTATAATGGGGTCGATTCTGGGTGCCCTCCTATCGCTGACCAACATTTACATAGGTCTCAAGGCCGGTTGGGGCTTCGGCGTGGCCATCACTGCCTGTATCCTCTCTTTTGCCATCTGGACCAGCTTCTACAAATTGAAACTCGCTAAAACCCAGATGACCATTCTGGAAAACAATTGCATGCAGTCCACCGCCAGCGCTGCCGGTTATTCGACCGGCGGTACGCTGGTTTCGGCCTTCGCCGCCTTCATCCTGTTGCACAATCAGACGCTTCCCTTTTCGCTCATGCTGGGCTGGGTTTTCTTCATCGCCGTTCTCGGTGTGACCATGGCGGTGCCGATGAAGAGGCAGATGATCAATGTCGAACAGCTCCGGTTTCCCAGTGGAATCGCGGCTGCGGAGACGTTGCGAGCACTTCACGCCACCGGCCAGAAAGGGATGCGATCCGCGCGTGCTCTGGGTATCGCCGGGCTCCTGGCGATGGTGAGCGCGTTCCTGACCGATGGCCTCAGGCTTATCAGCACACGTCTGGAGTCATTTCAATTGGCCAATCTGGCTGCTCGCTTCAGTACCTGGACGCTCGGAGAAGCGTGGATCGGCCGGACCGTCACGTTTGCCTGGGATCCGATCTTCATCGCCGCCGGCATGTTTGTGGGGATGCGAGTGGCCATCAGCATGTTTGTGGGTTCGGTGCTCTGCTGGATGATCTTCGTCCCCCTGGTGCAGACTTACGTACCTGAGGCCAGCGGGCTGACGGGATTTCGATCCATGGTCCAGTGGTCGCTTTGGGGCGGAACGGCCTGTATGGTAACCTCGGGCATTCTCTCCGTTTTCTTCCAGTGGAGGAGTGCATTGCGCGCCTTCCAAGGGCTGGGGGACATGCTGAAAAAGCGAGGTGGCAAGGCGAAGGACGAACTCGCCGCCATCGAGACGCCTGGCTCCTGGTTCCTCATCGGGCAGATCGTCGCGTTGGTCGCCTTGGCGCTTCTGGCGCATGCAACTTTCGCGATGCCCTATTGGCAGAGCTTTGTCGCCGTTCTCCTGAGCTTCGCATTGGCGTTGGTGGCCTGCCGGGTGACCGGTGAAACTGACACGACGCCTGTAGGAGCAATGGGCAAAATCACACAGCTTACGTTCGGCGGCCTCTCACCGGGTAACATGGATGTGAACCTGATGGCAGCCAACATCACTGCCGGAGCGGCAACTTCCTCGGCCGACCTGCTTACCGACCTCAAGAGCGGGTATCTTCTCGGGGCCCATCCGCGCAAACAGTTTATCGCGCAGTTTTCCGGCATCTTCATTGGCACGATCGTCACCGTCGTGGCGTTTCGCATGCTCGTTCCCAATGCCAGCGTGCTGGGCACGGATCAGTTTCCCGCTCCGGCCGCGCAGACCTGGAAAGGGGTCGCCGAAGCCATGGCAACAGGACTCAGCACCATGCATCCTGTGAAGGTATGGAGCATCGTGATTGGAGGCCTCGTCGGCCTCATCCTGCCGATTCTTTCCCGACTGTTTCCCAAACAACAGAAGTGGATTCCTTCGGCGGCGGGCATTGGACTGGCCTGGGTCTTCCAGTGGTTCTACGGCCTGCTTTTCTTCCTCGGTGCCCTGATCGGGTACGGCTGGGAGAAAAAAAATCCGAAGCAGTGCGAGGAATACATGTTCCCGGTGGCATCCGGCATCGTTGCCGGTGGGGCGCTCATGGGTGTTGTCCTGATTTTTTGGGAAAGCGGTTGGGAGATACTCAAGCAGTTCCTGGGATAG
- a CDS encoding alpha-amylase family glycosyl hydrolase: MLADRAELQKLLRSYTHFGFHLSRKSWDWLAVSSVLTTEPETTQANELFRLRQLADRFNERCSQTPHVPAPLHAGQLSSLNVIVDVFRYIIELYSREEQPGVIGRGMDWTGRQKGSAIITQPPPAFVRLFPPSSVLDKKQSEAGFLRDAFGVTSTRDMIVREMILLHLDMANPAFRPFRALFDDADLRAESPNVTLIQALESFFATQPPFGPTGMTLFECLYAPIRAYPDSLEGQLDFIRRHWAHFLPMELLERVLLAVDILEEERLMRGFGPGQIEALRFDRDQYGYDLGYSEPAAFSRDADWMSNVVLIAKTVYVWLFQLSKKYQRDIRLLSDVPDEELDQLARWGFTGLWLIGIWERSPASQKIKQIMGNPEAAASAYSLYDYIIAGDLGGETAFENLKHRAWQRGIRLASDMVPNHVGIYSRWVIQHPHWFVQQGHPPFPVYQYTGVDLSLDQRVCLQIEDGYWQHRDAAVVFKRIDKWTGDVRYIYHGNDGTSTPWNDTAQLNYLLPEVREAVIQTILHVARQFPIIRFDAAMTLAKKHYQRLWFPQPGDGGAIPSRAEHGMTRQQFDLQMPKEFWREVVDRIAQELPETLLLAEAFWLMEGYFVRTLGMHRVYNSAFMNMLKMEENAKYRTTVKNVLEFSPEVLKRFVNFMNNPDERTAVDQFGKEDKYYGVAVMLVTMPGLPMFGHGQIEGFTEKYGMEYRRSYWDEQVDWHMVRRHEAQIFPLMRRRHLFSGAANFAFYDFNTPDGWVDENVFAYSNRSGDERAIILYNNAYNSTRGRLQTSTPINIGEGETTNLVRRTLAEALALNSSDGCYYVFRDYQCGLEYIRSGRQIADEGLWAELHAYQCHAFLDFREIHDADGSWAHLAYRLSGAGVPNIEEAHRELRLEPVLKPYREVMNAVALRELSGGDLPARSRFVTALEDFLSAALSFSGVSAGRSSHTPRLTAEMEELFGPGQARQGKRATGPKKASQVQGVQTVLRHVLIAWLTIRHLDVLQSQADSSPAEMFVSRLIEEWRLLNVVQRAFEGLLADDHAAYVDRTLVQIIVAHRDLLESPSGSLMADRLERTLVDPVVREYLLVNRYQDVLWLNKERLELLVEALQWVTRVEALETVSSAGLAAQYARRSGRILLDAAERSGYQIEKMTQMLTGARP; this comes from the coding sequence ATGCTCGCCGACCGCGCAGAACTTCAGAAACTGCTCCGCAGTTACACTCACTTCGGGTTCCATCTGTCCAGGAAATCCTGGGACTGGCTGGCCGTCTCGTCTGTGTTAACGACAGAGCCCGAGACCACTCAGGCCAATGAGTTGTTCCGGTTGCGACAGCTGGCCGATCGGTTCAATGAACGTTGCAGCCAAACGCCGCATGTTCCGGCGCCGCTTCATGCCGGCCAACTCAGCTCGCTGAATGTCATTGTCGACGTGTTTCGATATATCATCGAGTTGTATTCTCGGGAGGAACAGCCCGGTGTGATCGGCCGTGGGATGGACTGGACCGGCAGGCAAAAGGGCTCGGCTATCATTACCCAGCCCCCTCCAGCCTTTGTGCGACTGTTCCCGCCGTCAAGCGTCCTCGATAAGAAACAGTCTGAAGCTGGTTTCCTTCGCGATGCGTTCGGTGTGACGTCTACTCGCGATATGATCGTTCGCGAGATGATACTGCTTCATTTGGACATGGCCAACCCGGCGTTCCGGCCGTTCCGTGCACTGTTCGACGATGCCGATCTTCGGGCCGAATCTCCCAACGTGACGTTGATTCAGGCTCTTGAATCGTTCTTTGCCACGCAACCGCCATTCGGCCCGACCGGGATGACCCTCTTCGAGTGCTTGTACGCACCCATACGGGCGTACCCGGATTCCCTCGAAGGACAGCTCGATTTTATCCGGCGGCATTGGGCGCATTTCCTGCCGATGGAACTTCTGGAGCGGGTACTGCTGGCAGTGGACATTCTCGAAGAGGAGCGTCTCATGCGCGGATTCGGGCCGGGGCAGATCGAAGCCCTGCGCTTCGACCGCGACCAATACGGCTACGACCTCGGTTATTCTGAGCCGGCAGCGTTCAGTCGCGACGCCGACTGGATGTCTAACGTCGTGCTCATAGCCAAGACAGTGTATGTGTGGTTGTTTCAGTTATCGAAAAAATACCAGCGCGATATACGGCTGCTCAGCGATGTCCCCGATGAAGAGCTTGACCAACTCGCCCGCTGGGGATTCACCGGTCTGTGGCTGATCGGGATATGGGAGCGTTCGCCCGCATCACAGAAGATCAAGCAGATCATGGGAAATCCGGAGGCGGCCGCCTCGGCGTATTCACTGTACGACTATATTATAGCGGGCGATCTCGGCGGCGAGACGGCGTTTGAGAATCTGAAGCACCGGGCGTGGCAGCGTGGTATCAGGCTGGCCAGCGACATGGTCCCCAATCATGTCGGCATCTATTCCCGGTGGGTGATCCAGCATCCGCATTGGTTCGTTCAACAGGGCCATCCGCCGTTTCCGGTCTACCAATACACCGGGGTGGACCTCTCCCTGGACCAGCGGGTCTGTCTCCAGATAGAGGATGGCTATTGGCAGCATCGCGATGCCGCCGTCGTATTCAAACGGATCGACAAATGGACCGGAGACGTTCGCTATATCTATCACGGCAACGACGGTACCAGCACGCCCTGGAACGATACGGCGCAACTCAACTATCTGTTGCCGGAAGTGCGTGAAGCGGTCATCCAGACGATCCTCCACGTAGCGCGGCAGTTTCCCATTATCCGCTTCGATGCCGCCATGACCCTGGCCAAAAAGCATTATCAGCGCCTTTGGTTTCCGCAGCCAGGGGACGGCGGCGCTATTCCGTCACGCGCGGAGCACGGCATGACCCGGCAGCAGTTTGACCTGCAGATGCCGAAGGAATTCTGGCGCGAAGTCGTGGACCGGATCGCGCAGGAGTTGCCGGAGACGTTGCTTCTCGCCGAAGCGTTCTGGCTCATGGAAGGATATTTCGTCCGCACGCTCGGGATGCACCGGGTCTACAACAGTGCGTTCATGAACATGCTCAAGATGGAAGAGAATGCCAAGTATCGCACAACTGTCAAGAATGTGCTCGAATTCAGCCCAGAGGTGCTCAAGCGATTTGTCAACTTCATGAATAACCCGGACGAGCGGACGGCAGTCGATCAATTCGGTAAGGAAGATAAGTACTACGGTGTCGCCGTGATGCTGGTGACCATGCCTGGGCTGCCGATGTTCGGCCATGGCCAGATCGAAGGGTTCACCGAGAAATACGGCATGGAATACCGGCGGTCATACTGGGATGAACAGGTTGATTGGCATATGGTGCGGCGCCACGAGGCGCAGATATTTCCGCTGATGCGCCGCCGACATCTCTTCAGTGGTGCGGCCAACTTCGCATTCTATGATTTCAACACACCTGATGGCTGGGTCGACGAAAACGTATTCGCCTATTCCAATCGTTCCGGCGATGAACGGGCGATTATTCTCTATAACAACGCATACAACAGTACGCGAGGAAGACTGCAAACTTCAACGCCAATCAATATCGGCGAGGGAGAGACTACCAATCTGGTGCGGCGGACGCTGGCCGAAGCGCTGGCACTGAATAGTTCCGATGGCTGCTATTACGTGTTTCGCGATTATCAATGCGGCCTGGAGTATATCCGCAGCGGCCGCCAAATCGCTGACGAAGGACTCTGGGCTGAACTGCACGCCTATCAATGTCATGCTTTCCTCGATTTCCGCGAGATCCACGACGCCGATGGTTCCTGGGCTCATTTGGCGTATCGTCTCAGTGGCGCAGGCGTGCCGAATATCGAGGAGGCGCACCGGGAACTTCGGCTGGAGCCGGTGCTCAAGCCGTATCGCGAGGTCATGAATGCGGTAGCATTGCGGGAGTTGTCGGGCGGAGATTTGCCAGCCCGGAGCCGCTTTGTGACAGCGCTTGAGGACTTCCTGTCGGCCGCGTTATCGTTTTCGGGCGTGTCCGCAGGCCGATCATCGCACACGCCGCGCCTCACCGCCGAGATGGAAGAACTGTTCGGCCCCGGCCAAGCCCGCCAAGGTAAACGTGCGACTGGCCCAAAGAAAGCGTCTCAGGTCCAAGGTGTTCAGACCGTGCTGCGGCATGTCCTCATCGCATGGCTGACCATTCGACATTTGGATGTTTTACAATCGCAGGCCGACTCCTCGCCTGCCGAAATGTTCGTGAGTCGGCTCATCGAGGAATGGCGGCTTCTCAATGTCGTGCAGCGCGCGTTCGAGGGGTTGCTGGCGGATGATCACGCGGCCTATGTCGACCGCACTCTGGTTCAAATTATAGTGGCTCACCGCGATCTGCTGGAATCTCCATCAGGATCCCTTATGGCCGACCGTCTGGAAAGGACTCTCGTTGATCCGGTGGTCCGCGAGTATCTGCTGGTGAATCGGTACCAGGACGTGCTCTGGCTGAACAAAGAGCGGCTGGAGTTGCTGGTGGAAGCGTTGCAATGGGTGACGCGCGTTGAGGCCCTCGAAACGGTCAGTTCTGCCGGCCTCGCCGCCCAATACGCACGCCGAAGCGGTCGAATACTGCTGGATGCGGCCGAGCGGTCCGGCTATCAGATCGAGAAAATGACACAGATGCTCACCGGCGCTCGGCCATAG
- a CDS encoding zinc-dependent alcohol dehydrogenase family protein, translated as MRAMVLQRQRNPLQLMELPAPVPGRGRLKVRVHACGVCRTDLHVVDGDLSEPKLPLVPGHQIVGTVVDIGFGSARFGIGDRVGIPWLGGSCGKCGYCLSGRENLCDNARYTGYQIDGGFAEYCLADERFCFPIPEGFTDLQAAPLLCAGLIGYRALRMVGEAHRLGLYGFGAAAHIIIQVARFQEREVCAFTRHGDMASQTFARSLGATWAGASEEMPPQPLDAAIIFAPAGDLVPVALRATAKGGTVVCAGIHMSDIPSFPYSILWGERVIRSVANLTRKDGEEFLALAPRVPIRTEVHPYPLADTNRALDDLRSGRFTGAAVVTVD; from the coding sequence ATGCGAGCCATGGTATTGCAGAGACAGCGGAATCCATTGCAGTTAATGGAGTTGCCTGCCCCCGTTCCTGGTCGTGGCCGGTTGAAGGTACGGGTTCACGCCTGCGGCGTCTGTCGCACTGATTTGCATGTAGTCGATGGCGATTTGTCCGAACCAAAGCTCCCGCTGGTCCCTGGTCACCAGATCGTGGGTACGGTAGTCGATATCGGTTTCGGTTCCGCTCGCTTCGGCATAGGGGATAGGGTGGGGATCCCGTGGCTGGGGGGAAGTTGCGGCAAGTGTGGCTATTGCCTGAGCGGTCGGGAAAATCTCTGCGACAACGCGCGCTACACCGGTTATCAGATCGATGGCGGCTTCGCCGAGTATTGTCTGGCCGACGAGCGATTCTGTTTCCCGATTCCGGAGGGTTTCACCGATCTACAGGCCGCGCCACTCTTATGCGCCGGGTTGATTGGGTATCGGGCGCTTCGTATGGTTGGTGAGGCTCATCGATTGGGGCTTTACGGTTTTGGAGCCGCTGCTCATATCATCATTCAGGTGGCACGCTTCCAGGAACGAGAAGTCTGCGCCTTCACCCGACACGGTGATATGGCCAGTCAGACATTTGCACGATCGCTGGGTGCAACTTGGGCCGGGGCGTCAGAAGAAATGCCGCCGCAACCGCTCGATGCCGCAATCATCTTCGCTCCCGCGGGCGATCTGGTGCCAGTGGCGCTCCGTGCAACCGCCAAGGGAGGGACGGTTGTCTGTGCCGGCATCCATATGAGCGATATCCCGTCTTTCCCCTATTCGATCCTTTGGGGAGAGCGTGTGATCCGATCAGTGGCTAACTTGACGCGTAAGGACGGTGAAGAGTTTCTCGCGCTTGCGCCTCGGGTGCCCATTCGCACGGAGGTGCATCCCTACCCGCTTGCGGACACCAACCGGGCGCTCGATGACCTTCGGTCAGGCAGGTTCACCGGCGCAGCCGTTGTCACCGTAGATTGA